In Rhopalosiphum padi isolate XX-2018 chromosome 3, ASM2088224v1, whole genome shotgun sequence, the genomic stretch tattatatgatttaattgatTTGACGGCGCCATGAGTCCTGTATATTTTTCGATatcagaataatttttatgaattaagaGTATTTGATTCTTgtcattcaaatttttttctattattagatTTATCTTACATTCGatgcaattaaattttttaagacatttataAGCTAGGTACCCTGAAAAATATGTCACAGAACAATCTTCTaatgtaatagttttatttactttttcctTGTTACATTTTTCTGATGTTATTTTTATGGGCGAGGAAGACGAAGACGAGGATGCTGTGTCCGAACACGATTCTGACTCTTCATGAATGGATTTGTCAAGTGTAATAACATCTTGTACTACGGCAGGATCGTCTATGTTTTGAGAACTTTCACAAATAGTACCTTTTGAAGTTATTAAGGAAAACACACATGTACTTCTAAATGAAGTTCTGATTGTTCTCGCCGTAGGATTTTTATTATACCCGCCTTTTTGTcggaaaattgaaaaaaggtTTTCTAGTGTATCCTGATTTAATCTATTTGTAAATAGgaactgtatattattgtttttcgatTCATCATCAAAAAAACTCAAAACTCCGTTGATAGTTTGAGTGAATCCGCTAAAGCATGGTGGGCGAGTTACTTTgcctttaatattaattttgaaaagatCATTGAAATAATTTGTTGCATTTACTAGGAATGGTTTAACTATGCCTGAATTGGTCAATGCACAATTATATGGATTGTTACTGAATAAGTTTCTGCTGTTTAGACAGTCAAATAGATGAttcataaaatctataaaatctgCTGTATCAGATGcagttttactttttaattctgCTACAGATATACATGTTCGCAAAGCAGATGCCATTGAGTTGCTAAAAATTTGAGTAGCCAATTTCACACTCATTTTTTGAAATGAGTTTGGGTGTATATGAGCCTCAGTTATTTTAAGTAGAgcgttactttttttattttttttgtctatattataagttGCTATGATATCgttaaaagatattattttttcattttttttaaaagtgtttCCTATCAAATTATTTCTTACGCTTTTAAGGAGATGGGGCGTatcaaataaagaaataattttattttcatttacataaaaataaggcTTATTTTCCGTGACATTTAACGACTTCAGGGCACTTTGGTTATTCGAACCTTGATCACAAATTAAAACTTTAGGTGAAATACCAATATCAAAAAGTTCTTGCAATACATctataattaagtttttgagAACTGTATGTTTAACAGCAGAATGAGCAAGGAAATAAGAAACAGGAATTTTCCAAGGTGAATATATACCTCTTGCCATGAAGACTAAACAGCTATTTGCAGTATTACTTGTCCTTCCGTATCTACCCAAATCTTCGTAACCTTCTATAAAGTCGAAATCTTttgaatattctaaaaattccTTTATTGATATTTCATCGAAAGAAATACTACAAGCTTTTTCTTTGTACTCCTTatactcaaattttttttttaaatgaccgataaacattttattgaaaccTGGTAAAAATTTAGATTGACCAATCCAACCTCGGACTGTCGACGGACCTGGTAAGTTAAGGTTCTgtaatcttaaaaaattatatgttgccggagatttataaaacattgttaATGCTAAATTTTTTCTTCAGTGGTCCATTGGCGACGTTTATTTCTAAACTGCATAGTAACAATAGCTCTTGAATTATTGGACGGAGAATTATGTgtggaaattaaattatttaattggttacggttttttaaattatttattctattttttaatttggaaatgtgttttattttattttgcatttgatgttgtgcaaatattttttgttttaatttttttttcctgggAGTATcaatgtcaatattataattttgttttcgttttgGTGTAATAGGACTAGGCATATCAATTATATCGGATATATCGGTTGTAATATCTTTTGAAGGACTAGGAAATTTTAGCTCAACACACTCTGTATTTCTGATTTTTGTATAatcttttgatttttcaaatctAATGGGAGTTGTAGGCGAAAAATCGGAAACAACCAGTCCAGCACTCAAACTACTTCCtacaataatgttaaataatttacgaaaattaataatttttttttaaatgtctataattaacgttattaagaaaaaaatattgaaaacgaaaacaaaaaaacaactgTAAATAGTACTCACCACTCGATGTCGGTTGgtcaataatttcattatatttgtaAGGAATAgctgattttattaatttttttgtaaccaGATTCATAAATGAATCAGGTGAAAAATGCTCCTGGCATAAATACCGATTATAACACTTTTCTTTATCAATCGAAAGTAATTTTATGTTtcctaaattcaaaattaataattatattatattaaaatatattcataaaacttgtatgaataatattatacgtgtattgtATACCTGAATTAATTTTCCACGTTTCTAATCTATTATCTTTTGGAAaacgataaaattttaaattcggaAATTTACTGGATGATTTACCACAGTTAAAATATTGACACGTACTGCCAggcattttaaaaacttaaaattaaaattcaattgaatattataagaattttattttttaatgtcaataattacaacagaaaaaactcaaaaaacaGTAATTCAACTCAACTTTAGAACGTATATACCGTAACAGGTCACATgcgaataattttgttttagcaCGACGATTacgataatacgtataataatataattttatgatcgCCCGTCTCGTCTTCCCGAGCTGCCTGGACGATACAATAATAACGatacaacgataatattataataatatatagataatcgGGCTCATCATTCATGCGATAACATTGCACGACTTAACTACTTGAGTTTATAATAGGGCCTGGAGTTCATGCGATAACATTGCACGACTTAAGCCGGGATCCCACGGCGCGTGGCGAGGCGCGGGTTTGTCTATATACCGCGCCAAATTCAGGCGAGCCTGTCTAGGCGCAATCCATACGATCCCACGGCGCGGGAGATGTCGCGTGGCGTGGCGTGGCATGGCGCGGGAAAGGAATTTTcgatctcatttttttttttggcttaaACAACCATTTTACGTCTGTAGCTCACGAAGTGTAGACGTCTATTTAttgtgtgtttttaataataatttaatttaactttttaaattaatactttaacaTGGAAACGAAACAATCAAAACTTGCAATTTGTGCTGCAGCATATTATGTTATGGCAAGTggtgaaattttaataaataataacaaaaaagatAAGGTGACAAGAAAGAGAAGACGATATTGGgtgaatgaatattataaaagtcgaaataagtaagtacctatataatcttaataataatctcaatttcaatattatataatatcagtaggtatttattttttaattttataaattattattttaattttcaggtACAATGCGACAAATATGCTTTATGATTTGACTTTAAACTCTacaaaaaaattcgaaaattttTGCCGAATGTCACCTGAAGATTtcgaatatttgttaaataaaattggaCCATCAATAACAAAAACTGACACCAATATGAGAAAATCTATCCCTATCCAAGAAAAATTAGCAGTTACATTAAGATATTTAGCTTCTGGAGACAGTTTTATTAGTTTATCTTATATGTTTAAATTCTCTCCACAATCAGTGTCAAGATGTGTTCAAGAAGTATGCAGTGCATTAATACAAGAATTAAAAGATGAAATTAaggtaattaataactattattatttaaaaaatacattgataCAAACAATAAGTATTATGAAAACAGCAAACTTATAAatgacatatttcgtaaataaaataatttccttctaattagataataaaaaaaaatatttccaactttagttatatattataatgtactaggtatacacaataaaaaacaaaatatataaagtaaaaaaattaattaattctttcttgtaaataaaaaaattaacacataatatttaacttgagatataataaataaaaataaataaataataaaacatgaaaataaatattttttcctctaTACTAaccaataaaatcaaatttaaatactggtaaaaaaaaaataacacaataattaacaagatattctaaaaaaatataggtagtaaCATACTTATActctttatgtattttaaatgtcaaatgTTTCATAAGTTCTGTCATTATGTTCAAATGACGGTCCAGGTACTGGGTTTTCTATGTTGGTGGGAAACTGCGAATAACTTGAGGAAGATGACTGAGATTGTGGTGACGGTGCCGTGTATTCTGTTAGAGAGCTTGGTGATGGATTATATAATCCTGTAAATGGGTGAATTTGGTATGTATGTCCAATGTCACGATGTGTTTGAGGTAGATAATTGTGTTGTGCTCTAttgtatttaagattaaataaatagttatctaTTTCGTGCATAGCTATCTCGCGGGTTTTATCGTcaaaatttcttaatttttttgcaAGCAGCTCAGCATAAAGCGAACATACGTCAGGACTTTGTTCCACCGaagctttttttaaaatattatatgcttcATCCATTCGACTTTCAATTTCTATAAAGTGGTCATTCGCTTTGCGTTTTTTCTTCATGGTGGATGCTGCAGgcgatttaaaaattttttcggTAGTTGATGTCGATGTAGTTTCTTTATCTTCTTCCTCGGTATCGTGTTGGTCTTCATCTATTCCAATAACATCAACAGTCGATTGATCTAATAATTCCTAAAAAACCAAAagtaaaatttcattttaaaaataatttttggaattaaaacaatttttgaacattaatgaattataataaaacttctatttaacgaattatattTCAGAACTATgatcttgatttttaataatgcgtaaatttaaatttaatgtttctatataacaaataaactattcGATAACAAACCCGTTATTGTAAACAAAGTcagaaaattttacaaaaaaagtacaatttataaaaataataaacataagaaACTCACTAATTATttctcaataataaattaaatagacaagtatgataaatgttaaatgagataataagatttataatataatatgaatttaatgtttattttttaataatttatattttttttttatatacaattaatgtaattatgttttataatatgttatttttacctATGTCCTTTTtgcattatatataggtaaaaagtaaaatgttccaacagttttcaaaaaaattgggaaaaacaaaaaaaagtaacggaaaaacgggaatttttacgtaaaacctatatttttacaaaatctatttatttttttatgtttttgcaaCTCATAAATTCTttcattgtaaaatgtaaatacttgaaaatttcccCAAATGTTTATGTTAGTGTTATCTATATacagttaaattttcaaaatattttgactctttttgagttattttatttttttggtttatagACCactgaaattttcgatttttatgagaatttttttttaaaataacgataaaaattttTTGGCTGGCCagaaaatcttgaaaatttaatacaaggtttcttataatttgttcttaaagtgataaaaaaaaaatacgaaatcgttagtcacaatttttttgtGCTTAAAGTTcgaatttatatgaaatatgtcaaaattgcgaaaatttgcaagtaaTTTTGtggttgaaaatgtattatacattttttgtcagTGGCGGATCTAAGATTTTTTTATGGTGGGTGCtactttgttaataataaaaaataatttggataCGATTTGGgggggaaaaaaattaatactttagtatttaaacataattaagcaatataaaaattttaaacaatttaacatatattattttttttttaattggcgaattattagtaatttttaataaaaatacgcgGAAGAGATACATTTAcgcaaaataaaactaaattaaataaataatatttgttacacAATACTattctatagttattatttattatttattatatttattctaaatcattattattatttttagttgccCCAAACAACAGACGAATGGCTGAAGGTTGCTCATGAGTTTAATGAAAGGTGGAATTTTCCTCACTGTTTGGGTGCAGTCGATGGAAAACATATTGTTATTCAATGTCCAATAAATAGTGGCACggaattttacaattataaaggAACATTTAGCATTGTCCTTATGGCATTAGTTGACGCAAACTATATGTTCACCTATGTCGATATTGGTTGCCAAGGTCGCTTAAATGACAGTGGGGTTTTTAAAAACACGTCTTTGTGGCATAAATTAGAGGCAAATGAAATAATGTTGCCATTAGATGAGCCACTCCCCTCAAAAACAGAATTAATGCCTTATGTATTCATAGGAGATGGTGCATTTTCATTGGGAAGAAATATGATGAAGCCATACTCAGGAGTTCACGAAAAAGGCAGTATGAAACGGATATTTAATTACCGATTATCAAGAGCTCGACGGATCGTCGAAAATGCGTTCGGAATTATATCGTCTGTTTTTCGTGTTTTCCGAAAACCTATTTTACTGAACGAACAGAAAGTTACCGATATAACAATGACGTGTGTATTATTACACAACTTTTTGAGGAAAAGCAAAACTTCTAAATCAAGTTATTCACCCCCGGGAACATTTGATtcagaaaaagaaaattaattttgtccgGGATCCTGGAGAAATGATCAAGATGATATGTCCTCTTTTGTACCACTAAGGATATTGCCTCGTAGATCAGGACTTGAGGCAATGAGGATAAGAGATTTGTTTGCAGAATATTTTGTTTCGAATGGTGCGGTCACTTGGcagaatgataaataaatataataataaaaaaagaaaatgtcactttacattatatttgaatatttcactactttttaatattttttatttaaactaatatatttatataattaaaatatattatgtacattattattacttttacagttttaagttaagtaatcaataaatatttgtcattaatatattattttttaagaacttACTATTGGAATTggtgttaattatatattaatatgactttatttacctatacaatgatattttgaaattaaatgtctTCAATAAAAgttaatcgaatatttttttattctaataattgtgaaataatcattcgaataaaatattatctaaatacaaTGTAATTCGAATGATGCACAACTCTGCCTAATACAagtatcaaaaaacaaaatattatactgattttgTGAGctaatttatgttttgttaaaatttccATAATATAAGACGACAGTATATCTGAAGTTTCTCCTTTCAAATTTGTGAATTCTAACACTTTAATTTGTACCCCGGTTTTAGGATTGAAATACCGAATAAGAATGGggacaatttttaaacttttgaatttgatgaaatttgatttgaaatttCAAAAGATTTGAAGTGTCAATCATAACTGTCGCAAAATTAACAGCTTTCAGTTCGTCTATTATTTGATCCATTGCAAAAGGAGCCAACACATTCAGAATAATTGATTCACACTTAGTACGTGCACAAGAAAACTTTTTTTCAtgtaacttttttattaaagtagTAGTACATTCCATTGATCTAAAAGAATGTTTATGTACTATAGTGTGAAATGCAAACATTCCCTCTTCTGCTACAATTTTTAAACCTTCACTAGTTAAGCCAGCTGGtccttgttttataaaatatgatgttacCTTGTCACTTTTTGAAGCACTAGATAAGGCCGTCGTATGTTTTATCTTTTCCATATGCTGTTTGATATCTGAGCGTCCTCCATGTTCAATTGAAAATACTGCCTTGCACACCGTACAAAACACTTTTCCAATTTCATCACATTTTTTTAGGAAAGTAAATTCAGACTGTAAAGATACAGTGAACGTGCATCTCCTCTttggcatttaaaaaaaaaaaaaataatgcaccaACTcacaaaattgaaataaaaatacgataggTAGGTAGTAGCTATAATAAACACAATCGCTTTACTGTCCGTACGTTACTATTCGACATATTTTGTTGTTCAACTTTtagattaaacaaattaatataataatatctaaatatatcatcgattataaatagtattatattttattttagttcgtAATGCATATGTTATTATACGAAGTGTATCAACGTCCGTTTCGCCAGCCCCTCCCATATAGAAATCCACGATTTTTTTTGCACTAAAAATTAGCATGGAATTAGCATGAATTGGCaagttcattattttaatttgcatgataatattaaatgataaattatcaataagcTTTGGGGGGCTGACGAAACGTTTCACCAGCCCCCCCaagatcaaaaaaataaaaatttccaaaattttCTTTTACCAATAATTAGCACGCAATTTGCATGAATTTGCACGCCAACTCCCGAAGTTCGCACGCCAATAGTTAACGAGCAAACggccttaattttttttgaccGTTTCACCAGCCCCCCCCCCCAagatcgaaaaataaaaatttcccaAAATTTTCTTTTACCAATAATTAGCACGCAATTAGCATGAATTTGCACGCCAACTCCCGAAGTTCGCACGCCAATAGTTAACGAGCAAACggccttaattttttttgaccGTTTCACCAGCCCACCCCAagatcgaaaaataaaaatttcccaATATTTACCttatataccttatatataCCTTACCTACCTTGAGCAAAGGGTTGCCTTTCTCAGTTTCTCATATTTTAGTTTTGAggtatcttatatattatatataagtctaACAAACAATTctatacatcaaaatatataatttgtaaatctatgactataatataatatataacgtatattaaAACAGCTGAGCACTCCTTAAACAAATTGTGCATGAAGTAAACAAGTATTTCTTGATTACTCGGTCTTCGTgcttactactatattattattctagacaattctatttttataataatccatattattgattcatcattcatcattgtattgaattattttggtatttagtatttactacaaTCATCATTATAGTAGatcttattaatgttttttcccgattgttactaaaaataaaatatagcattatatttcaataactcTTATGTGTTGTGCACTTGTgtaggtatatgtttttattttatttactattccGTTTGGAACCTTCTACCGTGTTGGTGTTAAATATTTTCTGCGTTGTGGTTTcggttattttgtttttactattttttagtagaatttatatattattttatatttatcaattacccAACTGAATATGGCTGGTCGAAAAGCTGTAATCCCACCTCAGAAAATTGTGGATGCAATTCTTCAGTTTAAAGATCGGGTAGTAACTGAAGTCAGTGGTGATAAAAGTAAGAATTGCTTTGTAAATACTTTGAATAATCTCATATTAAACGACTactgtatttgaataaattcaattaatttaatacataatgcatacaattattgtataatctTAAGTGTGTAGTAAGGAAAAACTTACTACCTACAtagttttaccttttttttattttatatttttatttttatgatgcgTACCTATAcacagaaattaatatttataaaatcattaatttattattttagaatattaattattctaatagtaatttttttggtAGGGTTTTTTAGCATTAATTAAAAGAGATGATTATCCCACaatttttttgattgtttattatgtttagtttagtagataaatttaatgattttaatacaatgtgtgtattttgttttttctttatgtatttaaatatgattaattgttgaaaaatactccaatttaaatatttgaaaatttgaatacctatttataaggTTTACACTTTAGAGAGATAAAATTCCCGCGTATTTTTCAACACatttagaaaacaaaaaaacgaaaataaagaaaaattagaaaattttacgcagtaccaattattttaaataaaaaaattaaaaaaaaaaacacacatcattgtaaaatcaatacattctttcacttcgttcagaatctaaaaaagtTGAACCTAAAtccaaaataacttttttagaTAGTTTGAagttataaatcacaaaaattttcaatttattttgagttaggaattcataaaaaatgtcctgtttaaatttaagattttaaaattgaatacaagattcTTCATTAGGTACTTGTAAATCAACAAATTCTCatagaatgatttttttattttgttgcaaTTCTTGAAAAACTATTAATCACAGAGACTTGGTAATAATTATCgccaattgtttatattatcattttttatacgtgataaaattttcaaaatgtctgCCTTACTACAATGCCGGTAAAAGACTAAATATTGATCAGATGTTCACGATGTGATTCCGGTCCTTAGGCCGGTCCCGTGTTCTGTAATAGACTCGATGAAGTTAGTTAATTTTgtttgcatatttaatattttttcatgcatatcttacaatttttttgtgcATATTTACATGCATATTTTTCCCTTTTCAGCTCCTACAACTTCCAAGccctacttataattatttttaaaataaacaattgttaaataataaaatgtatttccatatatttatattacacttcAAGCTATACTGCAGCATACCGtaagttgtttattattattagtggaaCGTGTAAAGGTAAGATTTGaacataaagtaaattataatttggcaatttttttatgaactttaataatttatcattacttTCAGAAATTGTTGTAGCAACAGATACTGTATGGAGTGATTTGAGTATTTATTTAGATGGTCGAATGAGTAGAAGTGCCGTTCACACTTTTGTGTATAAGGGACGCCACGGCATTAAAGAAAAGCTCGGTTTTCGTTCTAGTCCCAAGATTGATCCACCAGAAGTTATCTCTAATTATTCAACAGAATGTGGTTCGTATTACCTACtttttatacgtattaattaaatgtattatatactatatataatatatatgtaaaaaattatttatcaaaacataCCGTCTAAGTAAAgtatattgatattgtaaaggtacatttacttattaaattataattatgtactcGTAAGTCAACCACTGTTAAATTATTAGACCgaata encodes the following:
- the LOC132926108 gene encoding uncharacterized protein LOC132926108, which gives rise to METKQSKLAICAAAYYVMASGEILINNNKKDKVTRKRRRYWVNEYYKSRNKYNATNMLYDLTLNSTKKFENFCRMSPEDFEYLLNKIGPSITKTDTNMRKSIPIQEKLAVTLRYLASGDSFISLSYMFKFSPQSVSRCVQEVCSALIQELKDEIKQTYK
- the LOC132926109 gene encoding uncharacterized protein LOC132926109, with product MALVDANYMFTYVDIGCQGRLNDSGVFKNTSLWHKLEANEIMLPLDEPLPSKTELMPYVFIGDGAFSLGRNMMKPYSGVHEKGSMKRIFNYRLSRARRIVENAFGIISSVFRVFRKPILLNEQKVTDITMTCVLLHNFLRKSKTSKSSYSPPGTFDSEKEN